One genomic region from Diabrotica undecimpunctata isolate CICGRU chromosome 9, icDiaUnde3, whole genome shotgun sequence encodes:
- the LOC140451025 gene encoding uncharacterized protein — MNAHNSLWGSLQNDAVGHQIVSSVEDLDLDHFAITMNFSITITSQETIYPKSKWNIKKGNWSLYTSLIENMFSNKSSSLNTYENYNFLIDCINDTAIKSIPQYKIFKFKNRSPPPWWDPECDLIINNRKEVLAVYKRSPSPDNYLKCQKNIAHTKKQLKQKAKASWIKWCSNLSKNTSSKEIWSQANKMNRKSYNTTKPFNDTLLDDFFNRVSPPWVQHSPTQPTQSHHSNNYFLLKPFTKTELDFALKNRINTSPGIDHVKYSMLINLPEVAKIHLLHIFNDIIKINKVIDFFKNILFVPILKPGKDLNFVSSYRPISLLSCVFKILERLIKFRLDWWIQKENLL; from the coding sequence ATGAATGCTCATAACTCATTGTGGGGCTCATTACAAAATGATGCAGTTGGTCACCAAATTGTTAGTAGTGTTGAGGATCTAGATCTAGATCATTTTGCTATAACTATGAATTTTTCAATAACCATTACATCGCAGgaaacaatttatccaaaaagcaAATGGAATATCAAAAAAGGAAATTGGTCCCTGTATACATCCTTAATTGAAAACATGTTTTCCAATAAAAGTAGCTCCCTTAATACTTATGAAAATTATAACTTTCTAATAGATTGCATTAATGATACTGCTATTAAATCTATTCctcaatacaaaatttttaaattcaaaaatcgaTCCCCTCCGCCATGGTGGGACCCAGAATGTGATCTGATAATTAATAACAGAAAAGAAGTATTAGCAGTTTATAAACGTTCACCAAGCCCTGATAATTATCTAAAATGTCAGAAAAATATTGCTCATACTAAAAAGCAGCTGAAACAAAAAGCCAAAGCTAGTTGGATCAAATGGTGTTCTAATTTAAGCAAAAATACTTCTTCTAAAGAAATATGGTCTCAAGCTAACAAAATGAACCGAAAATCATATAATACTACAAAACCCTTCAATGATACTTTATTAGACGACTTCTTTAATAGAGTATCTCCTCCATGGGTTCAACATTCACCTACACAACCTACACAAAGTCATCattcaaataattactttttgttaaaaccTTTTACAAAAACTGAATTAGACTTCGCCCTTAAAAACCGCATTAACACTTCTCCTGGAATCGATCATGTAAAATACTCCATGTTAATCAACCTACCAGAGGTTGCAAAAATCCATCTTTTACATATCTTCAATGATATCATCAAAATTAACAAAGTTATCGATTTCTTCAAAAATATCTTATTCGTTCCTATCCTTAAACCCGGAAAGGATCTAAATTTTGTGagttcatatagaccaatatccttacTCTCTTGCGTATTCAAAATCCTAGAAAgacttataaaatttagattagattGGTGGATACAAAAAGAGAATTtactttaa